One Ktedonobacteraceae bacterium genomic region harbors:
- a CDS encoding MoxR family ATPase, producing the protein MTQITDEIRQVQEAARSLRQNVSRVIVGKEAVIDLLMVALLCEGHVLFEDVPGIGKTTLAKSLAKSLGCSFQRIQFTPDLLPSDITGITFFNQKKGEFEFRPGPLLSQVVLADEINRATPRTQSALLEAMEERQISVERETMLLPRPFIVIATQNPIELEGTFPLPEAQLDRFLMRLRLDYPNRTEERLILQRFKEEQPLAELRPVLAGESLQALQAMIRRVRVEPEIESYVVELVRATRSHNGVELGVSPRGTLALYRASQAYAAIHGRSYVIPDDVKNVARPVLAHRMIATSQTRLHGRVMEQIIDEVLHSVSVPVES; encoded by the coding sequence ATGACACAGATAACGGATGAAATCCGCCAGGTGCAGGAGGCTGCTCGCTCCCTCAGGCAGAATGTCAGCCGCGTCATCGTGGGCAAAGAGGCGGTTATCGACCTGCTGATGGTTGCTTTGTTATGCGAGGGGCATGTTCTTTTTGAAGATGTGCCGGGCATCGGCAAAACAACGCTGGCTAAATCCCTGGCTAAATCGCTGGGATGCTCTTTTCAACGTATTCAGTTTACCCCTGATCTTCTCCCTTCAGACATCACGGGCATTACTTTCTTCAATCAGAAAAAGGGAGAATTTGAATTTCGCCCGGGGCCGCTGCTCTCGCAGGTGGTGCTGGCCGATGAGATCAATCGCGCCACGCCGCGCACTCAGTCAGCTCTGTTGGAAGCGATGGAGGAACGCCAGATCAGCGTCGAACGCGAGACGATGCTCTTGCCGCGCCCTTTCATCGTGATCGCCACGCAGAATCCCATTGAACTTGAAGGCACCTTTCCTTTACCCGAGGCGCAGCTTGACCGCTTTTTAATGCGCCTGCGCCTGGATTATCCCAATCGAACGGAAGAGCGCCTGATTTTGCAGCGTTTCAAAGAAGAACAGCCATTGGCTGAGCTGCGACCCGTCCTCGCCGGTGAGAGCTTGCAGGCATTGCAGGCGATGATCCGCCGGGTACGCGTCGAACCGGAAATCGAGAGCTATGTCGTTGAACTGGTTAGAGCGACGCGCTCACACAACGGCGTTGAATTGGGCGTCAGCCCGCGCGGAACACTGGCTTTGTATCGAGCCTCACAGGCCTACGCGGCCATCCATGGACGTTCTTACGTCATTCCCGATGATGTGAAAAATGTCGCGCGTCCCGTGCTTGCTCACCGCATGATCGCCACCAGCCAGACGCGGCTGCATGGTCGCGTGATGGAACAGATCATCGATGAAGTGCTGCATAGCGTGTCGGTGCCGGTAGAATCATGA
- a CDS encoding tetratricopeptide repeat protein — protein MSRRYPQKDLFTDAGKLIVLLTHSVAKTQDWTLKRTMKHIGEQTGRSSDMVYRWQEGHTLPKPETIKVLAQLGHSKGGLSREWCEELLDATHYPDPITLLNELYGAKELKTIPHRLPSQEHTRLIGREEEIKKLLKYLSPHHAAPLIPVDGIGGVGKTSLVLDVAYQCLRASTGEIVNPNIPIFDAIIFVSAKQQLLTAQGIRERYHTHGTLSKICNEVIVTLERYGIKANPSQDQLELVREALAYQRTLLIVDNMETMEDKQTIMSFLYELPPSVKVVVTTREQQSVYTPIRLEQLEEEAALELIKQQAEEKQVKLSPKEIAMLYERIGGIPAALVYAVGQRAAGYSIETVLKNVPKAGGDVARFCFQSSVETLRGQPAHAMLMAFALFPRMPLRSAVSYVAGLEDPLIADEALAQLQRLSLIREFNDRFRMLSLTREYAMAELMANRAFEEQAYERWIEWYQKFTRQYGGHDMGEWHLKYDHLDEEWENLLAVFDWCAAHDRYDEIKSFWCAEVPGSVVDFTHLYGYWDDRLAWLEWLRDAAGGRGDWPTMLDAIASIVNTHALMDHNDDAEDLFKRGQKLNSYGDPTVQVRLLVNHTYLYIFMERFDEAKQLLDQARELVPKLQEPLRTRYTVNIDYNYGATLYWEGDYAGARAAFTQAMKEADSFGWQSLANNARNYLADIERIEGHYDEAERLLEAGLTLSERNKDKRRTNAYKRSLAYLRQKQGRWEESLKFAQEAREGFERLSMEHEVERMDKLIKELRSHFNSHRKEKEPVGSTK, from the coding sequence ATGAGCCGTCGCTATCCGCAAAAAGATCTTTTTACCGATGCAGGCAAACTTATTGTCTTGCTCACACATAGCGTGGCAAAGACGCAGGACTGGACGTTGAAACGAACAATGAAGCATATAGGCGAACAAACCGGGCGCAGCAGCGATATGGTGTATCGCTGGCAAGAGGGGCATACGCTACCCAAACCTGAGACTATCAAGGTGCTGGCGCAACTCGGTCACAGCAAAGGCGGTTTATCGCGTGAGTGGTGTGAGGAACTGCTGGATGCAACGCATTATCCCGATCCAATTACCCTGTTAAACGAATTATACGGAGCAAAAGAACTCAAAACCATTCCCCATCGATTGCCGAGTCAGGAGCATACACGCCTGATCGGGCGCGAGGAAGAGATAAAGAAATTATTAAAATATCTCTCACCGCATCATGCAGCCCCCTTGATTCCAGTAGATGGAATCGGAGGCGTAGGTAAAACATCTCTGGTGCTGGATGTAGCATATCAATGTTTGCGAGCAAGCACAGGCGAAATCGTTAATCCGAATATCCCCATTTTTGACGCCATTATCTTTGTTTCCGCCAAACAACAATTACTTACTGCTCAAGGTATACGCGAGCGATACCATACACATGGAACGCTTAGCAAAATTTGCAACGAGGTAATAGTCACGCTAGAACGATATGGTATTAAAGCGAATCCATCGCAGGATCAACTGGAATTGGTTCGGGAGGCGCTAGCCTACCAGCGGACATTACTGATTGTTGACAATATGGAAACGATGGAAGATAAGCAGACAATTATGTCTTTTCTGTATGAGCTACCTCCATCAGTCAAAGTCGTGGTAACAACGCGAGAGCAACAGTCAGTCTATACACCCATCCGGCTTGAACAGTTGGAAGAAGAGGCAGCGCTGGAATTGATCAAGCAACAGGCAGAAGAGAAGCAGGTGAAGCTGAGTCCAAAAGAAATCGCGATGCTCTATGAACGTATTGGCGGAATACCGGCAGCGCTGGTCTATGCTGTTGGTCAGCGAGCAGCAGGCTACTCGATAGAGACTGTGTTGAAAAATGTACCAAAAGCCGGCGGCGATGTAGCCCGCTTTTGTTTTCAGAGTTCGGTTGAGACTTTACGTGGCCAGCCAGCACACGCAATGCTCATGGCATTTGCGCTGTTTCCTCGCATGCCTTTACGTTCGGCTGTGAGCTACGTAGCAGGGCTGGAAGATCCACTGATCGCAGATGAAGCTCTTGCCCAGCTACAGCGCCTCTCGCTGATTCGTGAATTCAACGATCGCTTTCGCATGCTGTCGCTTACGAGGGAGTATGCAATGGCAGAGTTGATGGCAAATCGGGCCTTTGAGGAACAAGCGTATGAACGCTGGATCGAGTGGTATCAGAAGTTCACACGTCAGTATGGAGGTCACGATATGGGAGAGTGGCATCTGAAATATGATCACCTGGATGAAGAGTGGGAGAATCTGCTGGCAGTCTTTGATTGGTGTGCTGCTCATGATCGATATGATGAGATCAAATCGTTCTGGTGTGCTGAAGTGCCTGGTAGTGTCGTTGATTTCACACATCTCTACGGCTATTGGGATGATCGCCTCGCCTGGTTGGAGTGGTTGAGGGATGCGGCAGGAGGGCGAGGAGACTGGCCAACTATGTTGGATGCCATTGCCAGTATTGTCAATACCCACGCGCTAATGGATCATAATGATGATGCTGAAGATCTTTTCAAGCGCGGTCAAAAGTTAAACAGTTATGGGGATCCAACAGTACAGGTCAGGCTGCTTGTCAATCATACCTACCTGTACATTTTCATGGAACGCTTTGATGAGGCGAAACAGTTACTTGACCAGGCGAGGGAACTGGTACCTAAATTGCAGGAGCCCTTGCGAACACGCTACACGGTTAATATTGATTACAACTATGGCGCGACGCTTTATTGGGAAGGCGATTATGCGGGGGCAAGGGCGGCTTTTACCCAGGCCATGAAGGAAGCAGACAGTTTCGGCTGGCAATCGCTGGCGAATAACGCGCGGAACTACCTGGCGGATATTGAGAGGATTGAGGGGCACTACGATGAGGCAGAGCGCCTGCTGGAAGCCGGCCTGACATTGTCCGAGCGCAACAAGGATAAGCGACGCACCAACGCCTACAAGCGTTCATTAGCATACCTGCGCCAGAAGCAGGGTAGGTGGGAAGAGTCGCTTAAATTCGCACAAGAGGCCCGCGAAGGCTTTGAACGCCTGAGTATGGAACACGAAGTGGAGCGAATGGATAAGCTGATCAAAGAGTTACGCTCACATTTTAACTCCCATCGTAAGGAAAAGGAACCTGTTGGTTCGACCAAATAA
- a CDS encoding glycosyltransferase family 9 protein, translating into MKQTRILVIRTGAIGDVLLAFPVLQALREEYFKPHVTLVSNAAVLPLAQAWGVADEVFDYQDMCWSELFADGGIRSPAVRELLAEIDLAICWLRDPNGIVARNVREAGARQVIIAPGRPLEGVSVHIVEYLAGTIGMRIGRGGAHKSVMGTINRLSRDNTIAIHPGSGGATKCWPVEHFVAVVERLWRQDRPVLLLAGPADDRRLESMLGRITRAPKAGLLQVLANRPLLEVASRLQACRCYLGNDSGITHLAALLGVPTIALFGPSDPAIWHPVGPAVKVIQERPLERLPVDTVMEAIEAFYKDT; encoded by the coding sequence ATGAAGCAGACTCGTATCCTCGTTATCCGGACCGGCGCCATTGGTGATGTGCTGCTCGCATTTCCTGTGTTGCAGGCGTTAAGAGAAGAATATTTCAAGCCACACGTTACATTGGTGAGCAATGCCGCTGTGCTGCCATTGGCGCAGGCATGGGGAGTCGCGGACGAAGTTTTTGATTACCAGGATATGTGCTGGAGCGAACTCTTCGCTGATGGTGGTATTCGCTCGCCTGCTGTGCGCGAACTGCTGGCCGAAATCGATCTGGCTATTTGCTGGTTGCGCGATCCCAATGGTATCGTTGCAAGAAATGTGCGTGAGGCCGGCGCGAGGCAGGTGATTATAGCCCCAGGACGCCCACTGGAGGGTGTGAGTGTGCATATTGTGGAGTATCTGGCCGGGACGATTGGGATGCGGATTGGGCGGGGAGGGGCCCATAAATCGGTGATGGGCACGATAAATCGGCTATCACGGGATAATACCATTGCCATCCATCCCGGTAGTGGGGGTGCGACAAAGTGCTGGCCGGTGGAACATTTTGTTGCGGTGGTTGAACGTCTATGGCGGCAAGATCGCCCTGTGCTGCTGCTCGCGGGGCCGGCGGACGACAGGCGGTTGGAAAGTATGTTGGGGCGGATTACTCGTGCGCCAAAGGCGGGACTATTACAGGTGCTTGCCAACAGGCCATTATTGGAGGTTGCAAGCCGGTTGCAGGCCTGCCGGTGCTACCTGGGCAACGATTCGGGCATTACTCACCTGGCCGCGCTACTCGGCGTTCCGACCATCGCGCTCTTCGGCCCGAGCGATCCCGCGATCTGGCACCCGGTTGGACCAGCTGTTAAGGTTATTCAGGAAAGGCCTTTAGAGCGGCTCCCGGTGGATACGGTAATGGAGGCAATCGAAGCGTTTTATAAAGATACATAG
- a CDS encoding DUF58 domain-containing protein — MSKQWYYISLLIFLISFLLRQPLLLVIGLLGLLVVGMADIWINYCLRNLRYTRQFSERRVLFGEDITLSLSVENAKLLPLPWLEVEDSVPNSLSFSDPRVRISLTTNRALLENLFSLRWYERVTRRYTVRCTARGVHSFGPATLRSGDVFGFQHREETMGDRQYLLVYPLVVPLTRFGLPARYPFGDYQTPRRILEDPSRVIGVRDYTYGDELRRVHWKATARAMKLQSKVYQPTTTYTLVLFLNVMAQMDVWYGFHPELTELSICAAASVADWALDHGYAVGLYANTVMYMPELSTSLSAAEVQAFSTIEAAAGGQGATAREHNVDAVIAEQLKRRRIHLPPASNEEQRKRIMETLARIQTYFGNAIEDVIRTERSRLPAGATVVVVTGTISEALLETLERVRQSGHAVTLLFVGDGPAPRKLAGVSVYRLGGESTWQELVAGYTRMPVGTTPAEEDADGTRQPLPAGFRL, encoded by the coding sequence ATGAGCAAACAATGGTATTACATATCCCTGTTGATCTTCCTGATCAGCTTTCTGCTCCGCCAGCCTTTATTGCTGGTGATCGGGCTGCTGGGCCTGCTGGTTGTGGGGATGGCCGATATCTGGATCAACTATTGCCTGCGCAACCTGCGCTATACGCGTCAATTCAGCGAGCGGCGCGTGCTTTTTGGAGAGGACATCACGCTGTCGCTCTCGGTTGAGAATGCCAAGTTGCTGCCATTGCCATGGCTGGAGGTCGAAGATAGCGTTCCGAATTCGCTGAGCTTTTCTGATCCACGCGTGCGTATCAGCTTAACGACTAACAGGGCGCTGTTGGAAAATCTATTCAGCCTGCGCTGGTATGAGAGGGTGACCCGCCGTTACACGGTGCGCTGTACGGCGCGAGGCGTGCATTCATTTGGGCCGGCAACGCTGCGCAGCGGAGACGTGTTCGGGTTTCAGCATCGCGAAGAGACGATGGGTGACCGGCAATACCTGCTTGTCTATCCGCTGGTTGTTCCGCTGACACGATTTGGGCTGCCCGCGCGTTATCCCTTTGGAGACTATCAGACCCCTCGCCGGATTCTGGAAGATCCCTCGCGTGTAATTGGAGTGCGTGATTACACCTATGGCGACGAGCTGCGGCGCGTGCATTGGAAAGCTACGGCACGAGCGATGAAGCTACAGAGCAAGGTGTACCAGCCAACTACCACCTATACGCTGGTGCTTTTCCTCAACGTCATGGCGCAGATGGATGTCTGGTATGGATTTCACCCGGAACTGACGGAACTGTCAATCTGCGCCGCCGCTTCAGTAGCCGATTGGGCGCTCGATCATGGATACGCGGTTGGACTGTACGCGAACACGGTTATGTATATGCCGGAATTGTCTACATCTCTTTCCGCTGCCGAAGTGCAGGCGTTCTCCACAATAGAGGCAGCGGCAGGCGGGCAGGGAGCGACGGCAAGAGAACATAATGTGGATGCGGTCATTGCCGAGCAATTGAAGCGGCGCCGCATTCACCTGCCGCCCGCAAGCAACGAGGAGCAAAGAAAGCGTATAATGGAGACCCTGGCACGCATCCAGACGTATTTTGGTAATGCCATCGAAGACGTGATTCGCACCGAACGCTCGCGGCTGCCTGCAGGGGCGACAGTGGTTGTAGTAACGGGTACCATCAGCGAGGCTTTGTTGGAGACGTTGGAACGAGTCAGACAATCTGGTCATGCTGTCACACTACTCTTCGTAGGTGATGGTCCCGCGCCACGCAAACTGGCGGGCGTGAGTGTCTATCGCCTTGGAGGAGAGTCCACCTGGCAAGAGTTGGTGGCAGGATATACCAGGATGCCGGTGGGTACAACACCGGCGGAGGAAGATGCGGACGGTACGCGTCAACCATTGCCGGCCGGCTTCAGGTTGTGA
- a CDS encoding MFS transporter produces MPATNEELTGAEEVNSKRPKSLWLNLDYMLLWSGQMVSNVGTQVSTLAFPLLILALTRSPADAGFAGALRALPYLIFSLPAGALIDRWDRKRVMILCDTGRAISLASIPVALVLGHLTIFQIYLVSLIEGTLFVFFNIAEAACLPRVVPKEQLPAATAQNMATDGITLLLGPSLGGALYSAGRLLPFMADAVSYVVSVISLFFIKVKFQQERVAARRNLWIEIREGLSWLWHQPLIRFIALLTGGNNLINSGFILIIIVLAQQQHASSFTIGLIFAVAGIGGIVGALIATPLQKRLSFGQAIIGTSWIFAVFIPLYIIAPNPAVLGIITAATVVAGPVYNVVQFSYRSAIIPDELQGRVNSVFRLIAFGGQPLGLALTGLLIQYIGVIPTILVDTAGMTILALAATMNTHVRNAKPLSEIETV; encoded by the coding sequence ATGCCTGCTACCAACGAGGAACTGACCGGGGCCGAAGAGGTGAATTCAAAACGTCCGAAATCATTGTGGTTAAACCTGGATTATATGCTTTTGTGGAGCGGGCAGATGGTTTCCAATGTGGGCACACAGGTTTCCACGCTGGCCTTTCCGTTGCTGATCCTGGCATTGACTCGTTCTCCTGCCGATGCCGGTTTTGCGGGCGCGCTGCGAGCGTTGCCATATCTCATCTTCAGCCTGCCTGCCGGCGCGCTCATTGATCGCTGGGATCGCAAACGGGTCATGATTCTCTGCGATACGGGTCGCGCAATTAGCCTGGCAAGTATTCCGGTCGCGCTCGTGCTGGGGCACCTGACAATTTTCCAGATTTACCTGGTGTCGCTGATCGAGGGCACGCTCTTCGTCTTCTTCAATATCGCCGAAGCTGCCTGCTTACCGAGGGTAGTGCCGAAGGAGCAGTTACCTGCTGCCACAGCACAGAATATGGCGACCGATGGCATTACGCTATTGCTCGGCCCGTCGCTTGGTGGCGCGCTCTACTCGGCGGGGCGTTTGCTGCCGTTTATGGCTGATGCTGTATCATACGTGGTTTCAGTGATCTCGCTTTTCTTCATCAAAGTGAAATTTCAGCAGGAACGGGTTGCCGCGCGGCGTAATCTGTGGATCGAGATTCGAGAGGGATTGAGCTGGCTGTGGCACCAACCGCTCATTCGTTTCATAGCGCTACTGACCGGCGGAAATAATCTGATAAACTCAGGTTTTATCCTGATCATCATCGTGCTGGCACAGCAGCAGCATGCCTCTTCCTTCACGATTGGCCTGATCTTTGCCGTTGCCGGTATCGGCGGCATTGTAGGCGCTTTGATTGCGACTCCGCTACAGAAGCGTCTGAGTTTTGGACAGGCGATTATTGGCACCTCGTGGATCTTCGCAGTATTTATACCGTTGTATATCATCGCGCCGAATCCGGCTGTCCTGGGCATTATCACGGCGGCAACCGTGGTAGCTGGTCCCGTCTATAACGTGGTGCAGTTCAGTTACCGCAGCGCGATTATTCCCGACGAGTTGCAGGGGCGAGTCAATAGCGTGTTCCGTTTGATTGCATTTGGCGGTCAACCCCTGGGGCTGGCGCTAACCGGCCTGCTCATTCAATATATCGGCGTCATACCAACGATCCTGGTAGATACAGCCGGCATGACCATCCTGGCATTAGCTGCGACGATGAACACGCATGTTCGCAATGCGAAACCCCTGTCAGAAATTGAAACAGTGTAA
- a CDS encoding NUDIX hydrolase, producing the protein MREEMLLPLTRAEEAGKKPVRLVRAAARIAVIAPWPDKYKCLFVRHQSKGLELPGGAIDPGETPLEAGLRELGEEAGIQLPQDQNFTLITMTPIRDHRGGSWLDIVYGILIAPSQMTQQQEPELPVRWLTASEIEKEVNRQMSSYAAALAALKDCSRWNK; encoded by the coding sequence ATGAGAGAAGAAATGCTCTTACCATTGACGAGGGCGGAAGAAGCCGGAAAAAAGCCGGTGCGCCTGGTGCGCGCCGCGGCAAGGATTGCGGTTATAGCGCCGTGGCCTGATAAATACAAATGCCTGTTTGTGCGCCATCAGTCAAAAGGACTCGAATTGCCTGGCGGGGCCATCGATCCTGGCGAGACGCCGTTAGAAGCCGGTCTGCGGGAACTTGGCGAGGAGGCCGGAATACAACTTCCCCAGGATCAAAACTTCACACTCATCACTATGACACCTATCAGGGATCATCGTGGCGGAAGCTGGTTGGACATCGTTTATGGGATATTGATAGCGCCTTCACAGATGACGCAACAGCAGGAGCCTGAGTTGCCGGTACGCTGGTTGACAGCCAGCGAGATTGAGAAAGAGGTCAACCGGCAAATGAGCAGCTACGCGGCGGCGCTAGCAGCGTTAAAGGATTGCTCACGGTGGAACAAATAG
- a CDS encoding carbohydrate kinase family protein — protein MFDLCAVGDLKWLIILSVSYFPRQGEMTFITKTERQIGNDASIVALLASRLGMRCRLLPTNAIARHDGSPLLDLLQQNGVDISQIDTNGTSTPNTFCLLPVDADERTWLVEDCPFRDFAALDRPADYRFAYLDLYEEYLEERLALLNRWSQSNVRCLVNLSSSHLEEKLQRLAQLSSVDIIQMRGSGSIKEAIAWGRHVLQTCRARATVITLGSSGAVLLDQHNEHVIPAEPIQPLRTVSAGASFAAGLLYALSNGSSYLDAATFASKHAASFCTSGENPVEVKSI, from the coding sequence ATGTTCGACCTGTGCGCAGTAGGCGACCTGAAATGGTTGATTATTCTCTCCGTTTCCTACTTCCCTCGCCAGGGAGAGATGACCTTTATCACAAAAACTGAGCGGCAGATCGGCAATGACGCCTCGATTGTAGCGCTGCTCGCCTCGCGGCTGGGAATGCGCTGCCGCCTGCTGCCCACTAATGCGATTGCTCGCCATGATGGCTCGCCGCTGCTCGACCTGCTGCAACAGAACGGGGTCGATATCTCTCAGATCGATACGAACGGAACTTCTACCCCGAATACCTTTTGTCTGTTGCCGGTTGATGCAGATGAGCGTACCTGGTTGGTGGAAGATTGCCCTTTTCGTGACTTCGCGGCTCTTGATAGGCCCGCCGATTATCGATTTGCCTACCTTGATCTTTACGAAGAATACCTGGAGGAGCGCCTGGCGCTTCTGAACAGGTGGTCGCAGTCAAATGTGCGCTGCCTGGTCAATCTCAGTTCGTCGCATCTTGAAGAGAAATTACAACGGCTTGCGCAACTTTCTTCTGTCGATATCATACAGATGAGGGGTAGTGGAAGCATCAAAGAGGCCATAGCATGGGGGCGGCATGTGCTTCAGACGTGCAGGGCACGAGCAACAGTCATCACCCTTGGGAGTTCTGGTGCAGTGCTGCTGGATCAGCATAATGAGCATGTCATTCCGGCTGAACCCATCCAACCTTTGAGGACAGTCAGTGCCGGGGCAAGCTTTGCCGCCGGGTTACTTTACGCTTTATCAAATGGTTCCAGCTACCTGGATGCGGCAACTTTTGCCAGCAAGCATGCCGCTTCGTTCTGTACGTCCGGCGAGAATCCAGTAGAGGTAAAAAGCATATGA
- a CDS encoding nucleoside deaminase, with product MDSDPELSYFLEKAMQEAEEASKATTYPVGAIIVNPEGEIIGRGHNHVYHHGDYTSHAEMEAIRNAGCRLMKKPNYNACTLYTTLEPCLMCCGAILLARIKCVVWVKNDDLYGALRCLCKQNPCQESLPSPSLLPDGYIEKITSLSIISEPEHDLASKMDSWMDQWNAMKQARLHYWEDSRVEK from the coding sequence GTGGATTCAGATCCAGAGCTATCGTACTTTTTAGAAAAGGCCATGCAAGAAGCAGAAGAGGCTTCTAAAGCCACTACATACCCGGTTGGGGCGATCATTGTTAATCCGGAGGGAGAGATCATTGGTCGAGGTCATAACCATGTCTATCATCATGGAGATTATACTTCGCACGCCGAGATGGAGGCAATCAGGAATGCAGGATGCCGGCTTATGAAGAAGCCGAACTATAATGCCTGCACGCTCTATACCACGCTGGAACCATGTTTGATGTGCTGCGGCGCAATCCTCTTAGCTCGCATCAAATGTGTCGTCTGGGTCAAGAACGATGATCTCTATGGGGCATTACGCTGCCTGTGTAAACAAAATCCCTGCCAAGAGTCTTTACCTTCCCCCTCGCTTCTTCCCGATGGTTATATAGAGAAAATTACCTCGCTCTCAATTATTTCCGAACCTGAACATGACCTTGCCAGTAAGATGGATTCCTGGATGGACCAGTGGAATGCTATGAAGCAGGCCAGATTGCATTATTGGGAAGATAGCAGAGTAGAAAAATAG
- a CDS encoding ATP-binding protein codes for MLDATDRRTTFKPVGITKGPGENAHEYTFVSRDDDQVLKNGEYVYYELDQQVSEGQAQNGAMRSVSTRRVLGRIIRRLPLQLYPDTFLAEPEIPPSDVAAMVGYDARANELFELHVAIMGYYDAPTASFINPWIPPQSGKQIFLADDEMLANILSRKRQGQPGSATIGSLLTRAPGAVPIVLSVKDLVSTHLAIIASTGAGKSYLASVIIEELMQPHNKACVLIIDPHGEYGTLDQIANFPQFAEQYDGTHPGRLNALDSEQSDDSRRGRLIAPSADLSAPARPRGASYRAEVKVYKPEQVKVRISTLDMGDMRHLLTEMTEKQQYLLSRALRKVKDDRKGAQWGANDLKNAIKAVSKQKGDEDSEGADDSSTVHALTWRIEQRFVNSFTFDDTQHLDLQEIFKPGQCTVLQLNEIDERDQQVIVATLLRRLYKARMDTERGKVHAGESYLPYPVFVLLEEAHHFAPGGTEVVSTSILKQVLAEGRKFGIGVGLISQRPGKLDADVLSQCQTQCIMRIVNEIDQKSVAAAIEGVGRDLLDNLPALSKGQVIIAGAAVNTPVICRVGQRITKHGGESKDAPDMWQQYFSSEAQQSRRRSEAPLNGNQGFNLFR; via the coding sequence ATGCTTGATGCAACAGATCGCCGCACAACTTTCAAACCGGTCGGTATTACAAAAGGGCCAGGCGAAAACGCGCACGAATATACATTTGTCTCGCGCGACGATGACCAGGTGCTGAAAAATGGTGAATACGTGTATTATGAACTCGACCAGCAGGTAAGCGAGGGACAGGCGCAGAACGGGGCGATGAGAAGCGTATCGACCCGCAGAGTGCTGGGCCGCATTATCCGCCGCCTGCCCTTGCAGTTGTACCCGGATACGTTCCTGGCCGAGCCGGAAATACCTCCCTCGGATGTCGCGGCCATGGTCGGCTACGATGCGCGCGCCAACGAACTGTTTGAACTACACGTTGCCATCATGGGCTATTATGATGCGCCAACCGCCTCCTTCATCAATCCCTGGATTCCGCCGCAGTCCGGCAAGCAAATTTTTCTGGCCGACGACGAGATGCTGGCAAACATCCTGAGCCGCAAACGCCAGGGACAGCCGGGGTCCGCGACCATCGGCTCGCTGCTGACACGCGCGCCTGGCGCCGTGCCGATTGTCCTCTCCGTCAAAGACCTTGTCAGCACGCATCTCGCCATCATCGCCAGCACCGGCGCGGGCAAAAGCTATCTCGCCAGCGTGATTATCGAGGAGTTGATGCAGCCGCATAACAAGGCCTGCGTCCTGATTATCGACCCTCACGGCGAATATGGTACCCTCGATCAAATCGCCAACTTCCCCCAGTTCGCCGAACAGTACGACGGCACCCATCCCGGTCGATTAAATGCGCTCGATAGCGAACAAAGTGACGATTCCCGTAGGGGCCGATTGATCGCGCCCAGCGCCGATTTATCGGCCCCGGCGCGCCCTAGAGGTGCCAGCTACAGAGCCGAGGTGAAGGTCTATAAGCCCGAACAGGTGAAGGTGCGCATCTCGACGCTGGATATGGGCGATATGCGCCACCTGCTGACCGAAATGACGGAGAAGCAGCAATACCTGCTCAGCCGGGCGCTGCGCAAGGTGAAAGATGACAGGAAAGGCGCTCAGTGGGGTGCGAACGACCTGAAAAATGCCATCAAGGCCGTTTCCAAACAAAAAGGCGACGAGGATAGCGAGGGCGCGGATGACTCCAGTACGGTACATGCCCTGACCTGGCGCATCGAGCAGCGCTTCGTCAACAGCTTCACCTTCGATGATACGCAGCACCTGGATTTGCAGGAGATCTTCAAGCCAGGGCAATGCACCGTCTTGCAGCTCAATGAAATCGATGAGCGCGACCAGCAGGTGATCGTGGCCACGCTGCTGCGCCGCTTATATAAAGCGCGCATGGATACCGAGCGGGGGAAGGTTCATGCGGGCGAATCTTACCTGCCTTACCCTGTCTTCGTTCTGCTGGAGGAGGCGCACCATTTTGCGCCAGGAGGGACCGAGGTCGTTTCAACCTCGATTCTCAAGCAGGTGCTGGCGGAGGGGCGCAAATTTGGTATCGGCGTGGGTTTAATCAGCCAGCGCCCGGGCAAGCTGGATGCCGATGTGCTGAGCCAGTGCCAGACGCAGTGTATCATGCGCATCGTGAACGAGATCGACCAGAAGAGTGTGGCCGCCGCTATCGAGGGCGTCGGTCGCGACCTGCTGGACAACCTGCCGGCGCTTTCCAAGGGCCAGGTGATTATCGCGGGGGCCGCGGTCAATACGCCGGTGATCTGCCGCGTGGGTCAGCGCATTACGAAGCACGGTGGCGAAAGCAAGGATGCGCCCGATATGTGGCAGCAGTATTTCAGTTCCGAAGCCCAGCAGAGCCGGCGCCGCAGCGAGGCCCCATTGAACGGCAATCAGGGCTTTAATTTGTTCAGGTAA